A single window of Planctomycetota bacterium DNA harbors:
- a CDS encoding carboxypeptidase regulatory-like domain-containing protein gives MVGSWKRVVVGAQVALVVALAIGCAKSDPFARQPVKGKITWQGKPIQFGTVTLEPAAGQKTGATASIANGEFSIPRNAGPSPGTYAVWVHAFDRGADPPPGTAPGEEGPPPKDILPEKYLNNAAGQFEVKQAKDDAPNELSLDLP, from the coding sequence ATGGTCGGTTCCTGGAAACGAGTGGTCGTCGGGGCACAGGTCGCACTGGTCGTCGCGCTGGCCATCGGCTGCGCGAAAAGCGATCCGTTCGCCCGCCAGCCCGTGAAGGGCAAGATCACGTGGCAGGGCAAGCCGATCCAGTTCGGCACCGTCACGCTCGAACCGGCCGCAGGGCAAAAGACCGGTGCCACCGCGTCGATCGCCAACGGCGAGTTCTCGATTCCGCGGAATGCCGGCCCGAGTCCCGGCACCTATGCCGTCTGGGTTCACGCGTTCGATCGGGGCGCCGATCCGCCTCCCGGCACCGCCCCTGGTGAAGAGGGCCCGCCGCCGAAAGACATTCTTCCGGAGAAATACCTCAACAACGCCGCCGGTCAGTTCGAGGTCAAGCAGGCCAAAGACGACGCTCCGAACGAACTGTCGCTCGACCTCCCCTGA